The proteins below come from a single Myripristis murdjan chromosome 10, fMyrMur1.1, whole genome shotgun sequence genomic window:
- the LOC115366254 gene encoding apolipoprotein L3-like, with protein MGSKQSILQEKGYKIERETEHGVVVTKTDDTFLIRKISLAQVAAETKADLLNEIEILKTTNHPHIVSSENSFQDGPTYYIVMDYCQGGSLAEKIKEQSEQFEEEQILSWIVQICVALKYIHDKQLLHKDMKPESKETVKELQTNLDKLRTVADGLERVHQGTTIGSLTGGVIGAAGGITSIVGLILAPFTLGASLVVTGVGVGVATVGGLTAGVSNIKNIVNQSSDRKAIQSLIKEFKEKTEAVVMWIQVISEALEYFSMNCDSVYSEESNDSRENVARLGLRAGRGLAGVAELVRLIRVINIGKVAAQAARAVRVAEVAGGVLAGLFVAVDVFFIAMDAKEIHHIRQARAAEAATATDRACSETMPENDTTVSEPKSDKAALVPNTEKSTTEQKAQSTAKADTVKSEIMRFVRSVRKTAEELQKVVDDLKFIVAGIPSLTSPEG; from the exons GTGGCTGCGGAAACTAAGGCAGATTTACTGAACGAGATAGAAATCCTCAAGACAACAAACCATCCACATATTGTGAGCAGTGAGAATTCTTTTCAAG ATGGACCCACTTACTACATAGTGATGGACTACTGTCAAGGAGGGAGCCTTGCTGAAAAGATCAAAGAGCAGAGTGAACAGTTTGAGGAGGAACAG ATATTGAGCTGGATTGTTCAGATCTGTGTGGCCTTGAAGTACATTCATGATAAACAGCTACTTCACAAGGACATGAAGCCAGAG AGCAAAGAAACTGTGAAGGAACTTCAGACCAACTTGGACAAGCTGAGAACTGTGGCAGACGGTTTGGAGCGAGTGCACCAGGGAACCACCATTGGCAGTCTGACAGGGGGAGTGATTGGTGCAGCGGGGGGGATTACATCCATAGTGGGCCTTATTCTGGCTCCCTTCACTTTGGGAGCCTCCCTTGTGGTCACTGGGGTTGGTGTAGGGGTGGCTACAGTAGGTGGGCTCACCGCTGGTGTctcaaatatcaaaaatatagTTAACCAATCTTCTGATCGTAAAGCTATCCAAAGCTTGATTAAGGAGTTTAAGGAAAAAACTGAAGCCGTGGTCATGTGGATTCAGGTGATCAGTGAGGCATTAGAGTATTTCAGTATGAACTGTGACTCAGTTTACTCTGAAGAAAGCAAtgacagcagagaaaatgtggCAAGGCTTGGCCTCAGAGCCGGGAGAGGCCTGGCTGGTGTTGCTGAACTGGTCAGATTGATTCGAGTGATAAACATTGGCAAGGTGGCAGCACAGGCGGCCAGGGCGGTTCGTGTAGCAGAGGTAGCGGGAGGTGTGCTCGCTGGTTTATTTGTGGCAGTAGATGTCTTCTTCATTGCCATGGATGCTAAAGAGATCCACCACATCAGACAGGCAagggcagcagaggcagcaacCGCAACAGACCGAGCCTGCTCTGAGACAATGCCTGAGAATGACACCACAGTATCAGAACCCAAGTCTGACAAAGCTGCACTAGTACCCAATACTGAAAAATCTACAACAGAGCAAAAGGCCCAGTCCACTGCAAAGGCTGATACAGTCAAATCTGAAATCATGAGATTTGTCCGATCAGTCAGGAAGACTGCAGAGGAATTGCAGAAAGTCGTAGATGACCTAAAATTCATCGTTGCAGGTATTCCATCACTAACATCACCAGAAGGCTAG